The following proteins come from a genomic window of Aequorivita marisscotiae:
- a CDS encoding T9SS type B sorting domain-containing protein — MKKLILFFTIIFPLFVFSQPIDLFQQFNGRYDFTAVGNTLNEFPNFPDNNGNVYCGQLLQSSATLNLNPGQTFVSAHLYWGSIGTGDFDVALNGTAISAQRIFSHTFNGNPYFSAYADVTALVGATGNGTYTFSDMDVQALLPQYCGTNFGGWAIYVIFEDPSLRLNQISLFDGLESVSANNNNLNITLTNIEVSSDVLSKIGFLAWEGEEEIANGESLFINGTLISNALNPPTNAFNGTNSYIGPPGNAQNYNMDLDFYDLTGIVAQGDTSILIELESHQDFIMVNNIITSVNSELPDATIEIDDLGVLCENNDIDVEYTVYNVNSTSPLPANVPIAFYADAVLIGQTTTNNIIPIGGSESGTITLNIPVATPNNFNLRAVVDDIGNGTGIVSETNESNNEDVYPVDLSAAGILLNPGPACLGRPVILDSGVTDPPFNIQWFRNNIAIPGATNSTLVVTTDGIYRVEAVDGICRVDSNSVVITFRPQPTANPPVDLYQCDDGTTAGVFNLTDNDANILGAQDPAQFTIKYYQSYQDSFDDTNEILGGVHIIVPPSPQTIYARIEDNSGSCFDLTDFEIYFSRAIAGLVPATASYCDSDGDGGEFVDLATEFNSLVLDGEPSSRYNITYHGSQADADNDANPHPNPYFVTAPGETVYIRLENRHDASCFDTRRSIDLIIDTPPTVNAAPENLVECDVNNDGFAAFDLTQQDLVITLGDPTLTVTYHGTLLDAQNGVLPLPNPYVNDQIYLDAPITDPLDPNYGTGGVWARVSSSTNSCTVVVPFALEVRFSPVGTEPAEPLRLCDDATADGFTFFDLTVVAAEVLGTLDPAGFDLYYYESLLDATIAGDNAMDAPDFSQAIPDPTNFLNSTNPQDIYILIVGNGTGTIPPNPNISEGCYDIVTLTLIVDPRPADLGPFEMMLCDDELQGSTPTDEISTFDLTSQDILVSGGDPTITVEWFLNPADEAAGIPIPNPTTFQNTATPQTVIGRATSEFGCSTLVTLTLTVLPNPNPNTAPDPLELCDDDDDGIVGGWDLTLADSDIIAGEPDVSVTYYEDMGDAIAGIPGTEITMPYTNIIPFVQTVYARVEKNVPPSTVGCFTVVELELHVIDLPDMPLMPPFADPFIGCDESGSGTAIFDLTLQDDGVLGTQNAADFLPIRYYELEADADAGNANFIPNPATYISGGGTTIWVRLESRITGCARVTPFELELELFPTIGAGNDLSKCDDEINGSTPTDGLSTFDLTVNTPLITLGDPGLDIFYYASAADQVNNNPIANPAAYQNVISPQQEIFVTVYSENGCRATGSFFIIVEPLPVAISPDPFIACDANNDGFAQFDLSTQTPIITGGDPNLSVTYHPTLTEAQNNGIQLPNLYTNDQIYLDVPITDPADPAYGTGGVWARVTSTANVCETVVSFALEVHASPVATEPEPFRKCDDAVADGFTLFDLTEKEAEILGTLDPNGFDLYYYEDLADAQLAGDLALTAPDYSAAIQNAAAYTNTANPQDIYVLVVGNANSSIPPNPNGAEGCYDIVTLTLIVDPIPLDLGPFEMVLCDDELQGSTPTDEISTFDLTTQDILVTGGDLTLSVLWFETPADEAAGNPIPNPTTYQNFATPQTVIGRVTSEFGCSNTITLTLTVLPNPNANPDPEPIVICDDDDDGIVSTFDLTDRDVEILNGETDVTIFYYETMQAAIDAAPGTEIVSPYTNIVPYNQIVFARVTNQVPPEQLPCYTIVELELVVVALPDAPDATFQDPLFACDEDGDGTAIFDLTVQNDAVYGVQDPADFEPVTYYESQADADLGINEIDPADAFQSSGQTIWVRLESLGTGCARVSSFEIEMGDFPGTGTADDLVLCDDEVNGSTNDDGLSTFDLTVNTPVITGGDPTLTVYYYASQDDLDNDIRIANPSAYQNIISPQQEIFVGISGQNSCGAALSFFITVNPNPEPVEPTPLVACDVDNNGYSSFDLESKTAEIQGGDPTLIITYHENLLDARTGNFPLASPYENIVAFNQTLYVRAAYDSPPNGTGCYTIVTLELLVRESPVVPQDLPDLVACDDSGFAEFDLTQQETLIYGNQSPADYTLTYHLNQNDANTGLNFIVRPEAYTNISNPQTIWVRLDDNATECYAVGSFDLVVNSGLPITDPTPLELCDDLGEENDGMTAFDLTQKNSEITNGVLTQGVTYFLTEEDAQNNENRIDPDTAYVNVDPNGNPVNPQVLYVRVEDGNSACVSFTTLTIRVISNPNPVTPDPIVLCDYNVIVPPGPYDEVELFDLTVREAQIRNGNNWTLDYYESYGDAVTQTDAIPAADVTAYQNTGNPQVVYVRATSPTTGCFEIVELELIVEPLPDDSATVEPYVYCSTDGTEIGVFDLTTKIGEILGGQPAPPMEVSFYLTAIDAENSTNAITNVTGHRNMDAGNNPINPQTIFTGITNTETGCYIGGVQSFELIVQPGAVAVAPAEPFVICDNLMPSDGFAEFDLEDMSDQQVVDLRAGILAGQDPADFGITFHETLEGAEAGTGAIVFPYVNIINPQRIYVRVTNQTNIYEPSCYSVVEMILKVEQLPDVVLADQYRLCVDGNGNPIAAEEGGPSPPVIDTGLDPALFTFQWELDGVIVAGQTGPSIIALVPGTYTVTITELSSGCQSTATTTVIVSSPPETYGAVLVNGAFAEDHTIEVTATGQGTYQYQLDDGPFQDSNIFEDVSPGNHTITIRDANGCGSVTFDVGVIDYPLYFTPNGDGYHDTWNIIGIASGDPTAKIYIFDRFGKLLKQLSPLGQGWDGTFGGRPMPSSDYWFRVEYTENEIPKEFKGHFTLKR, encoded by the coding sequence ATGAAAAAATTAATACTTTTCTTTACTATAATTTTTCCCCTTTTTGTTTTTTCACAACCCATTGATCTATTTCAGCAATTTAATGGGAGGTATGATTTTACAGCTGTAGGAAATACCTTAAATGAATTCCCAAACTTTCCGGATAACAATGGTAATGTTTATTGTGGGCAGTTGTTACAGAGCAGTGCCACGTTAAATCTGAATCCGGGACAAACGTTTGTTTCTGCACATCTCTATTGGGGGTCTATTGGAACTGGCGATTTTGATGTTGCTTTAAACGGAACTGCTATTTCTGCCCAGCGAATTTTTAGCCATACCTTTAACGGCAATCCATATTTTTCTGCCTATGCGGATGTAACTGCCTTGGTGGGTGCTACTGGAAACGGCACCTATACCTTTTCTGATATGGATGTGCAGGCATTGCTTCCTCAGTATTGTGGTACTAATTTTGGTGGTTGGGCTATCTATGTAATTTTTGAAGATCCATCGCTTAGATTAAATCAGATAAGTCTTTTTGATGGTTTGGAAAGTGTTTCGGCTAATAACAATAATTTAAATATAACTTTAACCAATATTGAAGTAAGTTCCGATGTTTTGTCAAAGATCGGATTTTTGGCTTGGGAAGGCGAGGAAGAAATTGCAAATGGTGAAAGTCTGTTCATAAATGGAACTTTAATTTCAAATGCTTTAAATCCTCCAACCAATGCATTTAATGGTACAAATTCTTACATAGGACCGCCAGGTAATGCCCAAAACTATAATATGGATTTGGATTTTTACGATTTAACAGGAATCGTAGCCCAAGGAGATACGAGTATTCTCATTGAATTGGAATCTCACCAAGATTTTATAATGGTGAATAATATTATCACCAGCGTAAATTCTGAATTACCAGATGCTACCATAGAAATTGATGATCTTGGCGTACTTTGTGAAAACAATGATATTGATGTTGAATATACAGTTTACAATGTAAATAGTACGAGTCCGTTACCTGCCAATGTACCTATCGCATTTTATGCCGATGCAGTATTGATTGGCCAAACCACTACAAACAACATTATACCGATAGGTGGCTCTGAAAGCGGTACTATTACACTTAATATTCCCGTTGCCACCCCGAATAACTTTAATTTAAGAGCTGTAGTTGATGATATTGGGAATGGAACTGGTATTGTTTCAGAAACCAACGAGAGTAATAATGAAGACGTTTACCCCGTTGATCTTAGTGCAGCTGGTATTTTACTTAACCCAGGCCCAGCCTGTTTGGGGAGACCGGTTATTTTAGATTCTGGGGTTACAGATCCACCATTTAATATACAGTGGTTTAGAAATAATATTGCTATTCCTGGTGCTACAAACTCAACATTGGTGGTTACTACAGATGGTATTTATAGAGTGGAAGCGGTAGATGGTATCTGTAGGGTGGATAGTAATTCAGTGGTAATTACTTTTAGACCCCAGCCCACGGCCAACCCCCCGGTAGATCTCTACCAGTGCGACGATGGCACCACGGCAGGCGTTTTCAATTTAACGGACAACGACGCGAACATATTGGGGGCGCAGGACCCGGCGCAGTTCACGATAAAGTACTACCAGAGCTACCAGGACAGTTTTGACGACACCAACGAGATCCTTGGCGGGGTACATATTATAGTTCCCCCTTCGCCTCAGACGATCTATGCCCGTATCGAGGACAACAGCGGGAGCTGTTTTGACCTGACCGATTTTGAGATCTACTTCAGCCGCGCCATTGCCGGTCTGGTGCCCGCCACGGCCAGTTATTGCGATTCCGATGGCGATGGCGGGGAGTTCGTGGACCTTGCCACGGAGTTCAATTCCCTTGTCCTTGACGGCGAGCCCTCCTCGCGCTACAACATTACCTACCACGGCAGCCAGGCCGATGCGGACAACGATGCCAACCCGCACCCGAACCCGTATTTTGTAACCGCACCGGGCGAGACGGTCTATATCCGTTTGGAGAACCGCCATGACGCCAGCTGTTTTGACACCCGCCGCAGTATAGACCTGATCATAGACACCCCGCCGACAGTTAATGCGGCACCGGAAAACCTTGTAGAGTGCGATGTGAACAACGACGGCTTCGCGGCCTTTGACCTGACCCAGCAGGACCTGGTGATCACCCTTGGCGATCCCACATTGACGGTCACCTACCACGGCACGTTGTTGGATGCCCAGAACGGTGTACTGCCCTTGCCCAACCCCTATGTGAACGACCAGATCTATCTGGACGCCCCCATTACCGATCCCTTGGACCCTAACTATGGTACCGGCGGTGTTTGGGCGCGCGTTTCCAGCAGCACCAATAGCTGTACGGTCGTGGTCCCCTTTGCCCTGGAGGTGCGTTTTTCGCCCGTGGGCACGGAGCCAGCGGAGCCCCTGCGCCTGTGCGACGATGCAACGGCGGACGGATTTACGTTCTTCGACCTTACGGTAGTCGCGGCGGAAGTACTGGGCACTTTGGACCCGGCCGGTTTTGATCTTTATTATTACGAAAGCCTTTTGGACGCTACCATTGCTGGCGACAATGCGATGGACGCCCCGGACTTCTCGCAGGCCATCCCGGACCCGACGAACTTTTTGAACAGCACCAACCCACAGGACATTTACATACTGATAGTGGGCAACGGCACGGGCACCATCCCCCCGAACCCGAACATCAGCGAGGGCTGTTACGACATCGTGACCCTGACCCTTATCGTGGACCCGCGCCCTGCGGACCTGGGCCCCTTTGAGATGATGCTCTGCGATGATGAGCTGCAGGGCAGTACCCCGACCGATGAGATCTCCACTTTTGACCTTACCAGCCAGGACATTCTGGTGAGCGGCGGCGATCCCACCATTACGGTGGAGTGGTTTTTAAATCCGGCCGATGAGGCCGCGGGCATCCCGATCCCGAACCCGACCACCTTCCAGAACACGGCCACCCCACAAACGGTGATAGGGCGTGCGACCTCGGAGTTTGGATGCAGTACATTGGTCACTTTAACATTAACGGTATTGCCGAACCCGAACCCGAACACGGCCCCGGACCCGTTGGAACTTTGTGACGACGACGACGACGGTATCGTTGGCGGATGGGACCTGACCCTTGCCGATAGCGATATCATAGCGGGGGAGCCAGACGTATCCGTGACCTATTACGAAGATATGGGCGATGCCATAGCGGGAATTCCGGGCACGGAGATAACGATGCCCTACACCAATATAATACCCTTTGTTCAAACGGTATATGCCCGAGTAGAGAAGAACGTCCCCCCATCTACGGTAGGATGCTTTACTGTCGTTGAGTTAGAGCTCCACGTAATAGACCTTCCCGATATGCCCCTTATGCCGCCGTTCGCGGACCCCTTTATAGGTTGCGACGAGAGCGGCAGCGGTACGGCCATCTTCGACCTGACCCTTCAGGACGACGGTGTGCTTGGCACCCAGAACGCTGCGGACTTTTTGCCCATTAGATATTATGAGCTTGAGGCCGATGCCGATGCGGGCAATGCCAACTTCATACCCAATCCGGCCACCTATATAAGCGGGGGCGGCACAACGATCTGGGTACGCCTGGAGAGCCGCATCACCGGTTGTGCGAGGGTTACACCATTTGAACTGGAACTGGAACTGTTCCCAACCATTGGTGCAGGAAACGATCTGTCCAAGTGCGATGATGAAATAAACGGCAGTACGCCTACCGACGGGCTATCCACGTTCGACCTTACGGTAAACACGCCCTTGATCACCCTTGGCGACCCGGGCCTTGATATATTTTACTACGCTTCGGCAGCAGATCAGGTAAACAACAACCCGATTGCAAACCCTGCGGCCTATCAGAACGTGATCAGCCCACAGCAAGAAATATTCGTGACCGTCTACAGCGAGAACGGCTGTAGGGCGACCGGTAGCTTCTTTATCATCGTGGAGCCATTGCCGGTGGCGATATCGCCGGACCCATTTATCGCCTGCGATGCGAACAACGACGGTTTTGCACAGTTTGACCTGAGCACCCAGACCCCGATCATCACGGGGGGGGATCCGAACCTTTCGGTAACCTACCACCCAACGTTGACCGAGGCGCAGAACAACGGCATCCAATTGCCCAACCTGTACACCAACGACCAGATCTATCTCGACGTGCCGATCACCGATCCCGCGGACCCGGCCTATGGTACGGGCGGCGTTTGGGCACGGGTAACCTCTACGGCCAATGTCTGCGAGACCGTCGTGTCCTTTGCGCTGGAAGTGCATGCTTCCCCGGTGGCCACCGAGCCCGAGCCCTTTAGGAAGTGCGACGATGCGGTTGCCGATGGCTTCACCCTTTTCGATCTGACCGAAAAGGAGGCGGAGATATTGGGCACCTTGGACCCGAACGGATTTGACCTCTATTACTATGAGGACCTTGCCGATGCGCAATTGGCGGGCGACCTTGCGCTGACCGCACCGGATTATTCAGCTGCCATCCAAAACGCGGCGGCGTATACCAATACCGCCAACCCACAGGATATTTACGTGCTTGTGGTAGGGAATGCCAACAGTAGCATCCCGCCGAACCCCAACGGGGCAGAGGGCTGTTACGATATTGTTACATTAACCTTGATAGTAGATCCAATTCCGCTGGACCTTGGGCCTTTTGAAATGGTATTGTGCGACGACGAACTGCAGGGCAGTACCCCGACCGATGAAATCTCGACCTTCGATCTTACCACCCAGGACATTTTGGTCACCGGCGGCGACCTTACCTTAAGCGTACTTTGGTTCGAGACCCCGGCGGATGAAGCGGCGGGCAACCCGATCCCGAATCCGACAACGTACCAGAACTTTGCGACCCCGCAGACGGTGATCGGAAGAGTGACTTCAGAATTTGGCTGTTCCAATACAATTACCCTGACCCTAACGGTACTTCCAAACCCCAACGCGAACCCGGACCCGGAACCGATCGTTATCTGTGATGACGATGATGACGGAATCGTGAGCACCTTCGATTTAACGGATCGCGATGTTGAGATATTAAATGGCGAGACGGACGTTACCATTTTCTATTACGAAACCATGCAAGCGGCGATTGATGCTGCACCAGGAACCGAAATTGTAAGCCCGTATACAAACATAGTACCTTACAACCAGATTGTGTTTGCCCGCGTTACCAACCAAGTACCGCCAGAGCAACTACCGTGCTATACTATTGTAGAGCTGGAACTTGTTGTAGTAGCCTTGCCAGATGCGCCAGACGCTACCTTCCAAGACCCACTCTTTGCCTGTGATGAAGACGGCGATGGCACAGCCATTTTCGACCTTACCGTGCAGAATGATGCAGTTTATGGCGTACAGGACCCGGCGGACTTTGAGCCGGTCACCTATTACGAGAGCCAAGCAGATGCGGACCTCGGTATCAATGAAATAGATCCAGCGGATGCCTTCCAGAGTTCCGGACAGACCATCTGGGTCCGTTTGGAGAGCCTTGGAACGGGATGCGCGAGGGTAAGCTCCTTTGAGATAGAGATGGGCGACTTCCCGGGAACGGGTACTGCAGACGACCTGGTTCTTTGTGATGATGAAGTGAACGGCAGCACCAATGACGATGGTCTCTCAACCTTCGACCTGACGGTGAACACCCCTGTAATTACAGGAGGCGATCCCACGTTAACGGTGTACTATTACGCATCGCAGGACGACTTGGATAACGATATCCGTATAGCCAACCCTTCAGCGTACCAGAATATCATCAGCCCACAGCAGGAGATTTTTGTGGGCATAAGCGGGCAGAACAGTTGTGGGGCGGCATTGAGTTTCTTTATAACCGTTAACCCGAACCCGGAGCCCGTGGAGCCTACCCCATTGGTAGCCTGCGATGTGGACAACAACGGATATTCTTCTTTTGATTTGGAAAGTAAGACGGCAGAGATTCAAGGAGGCGATCCAACACTTATAATTACCTACCACGAAAACCTATTGGATGCCAGAACGGGCAATTTTCCATTGGCCAGTCCGTATGAGAATATAGTTGCCTTTAACCAGACACTCTATGTACGTGCAGCATACGATAGCCCACCAAATGGAACAGGATGTTACACGATTGTAACCTTGGAGCTACTGGTAAGAGAGTCTCCAGTAGTACCACAAGACCTACCAGATTTAGTAGCCTGTGACGACAGTGGTTTTGCGGAGTTCGACCTTACCCAGCAAGAAACCCTAATTTATGGCAACCAGTCTCCAGCGGACTATACCCTTACCTACCACCTGAACCAAAATGATGCCAATACGGGACTGAACTTTATTGTACGGCCGGAAGCCTATACCAATATCAGCAACCCACAGACCATCTGGGTCCGTTTGGACGACAACGCTACGGAATGCTATGCCGTTGGAAGCTTTGACCTGGTGGTGAACAGTGGCCTTCCGATAACCGATCCCACGCCATTGGAGTTATGTGATGATTTAGGTGAGGAAAACGATGGGATGACTGCTTTTGATCTTACCCAGAAAAACTCGGAGATAACCAACGGCGTGCTTACCCAGGGCGTAACCTACTTTTTAACCGAAGAAGACGCGCAAAACAACGAAAACCGTATCGATCCCGATACCGCTTATGTGAATGTGGACCCCAATGGCAACCCTGTTAATCCGCAGGTGCTTTACGTACGCGTGGAGGACGGCAACAGTGCCTGTGTTTCCTTTACCACCCTTACCATAAGGGTGATCAGCAATCCGAACCCGGTAACGCCGGACCCTATTGTACTGTGCGACTATAATGTAATAGTACCCCCGGGGCCCTATGACGAAGTGGAGCTGTTCGACCTTACGGTCCGCGAGGCACAGATACGCAACGGGAACAACTGGACCCTGGATTATTATGAGAGCTATGGCGATGCGGTAACGCAAACGGATGCCATTCCGGCAGCGGATGTTACCGCCTACCAGAACACGGGCAATCCACAGGTTGTGTACGTACGCGCCACGAGCCCTACGACAGGCTGTTTTGAGATAGTGGAACTGGAATTGATTGTGGAGCCATTGCCGGACGACAGTGCGACAGTGGAACCTTATGTGTACTGTTCGACCGATGGCACCGAGATAGGGGTCTTTGACCTTACCACCAAGATCGGCGAGATATTGGGCGGCCAGCCGGCCCCGCCGATGGAGGTGAGCTTTTACCTGACCGCGATCGATGCTGAGAACAGCACCAATGCCATCACCAATGTTACGGGCCACCGCAATATGGATGCGGGCAACAACCCGATAAACCCACAGACCATCTTCACGGGCATCACCAATACCGAGACCGGATGCTATATCGGCGGGGTGCAGAGCTTTGAGTTGATCGTCCAGCCGGGAGCCGTTGCGGTAGCGCCTGCGGAACCCTTTGTGATATGCGACAACCTGATGCCCAGCGACGGCTTTGCTGAGTTTGACCTGGAAGATATGAGCGACCAACAGGTCGTTGACCTTCGCGCGGGGATCTTGGCTGGGCAGGACCCGGCGGACTTCGGCATTACCTTCCACGAGACATTGGAGGGCGCTGAGGCGGGCACGGGGGCCATTGTGTTCCCGTACGTGAACATCATCAACCCGCAGCGCATTTATGTGCGCGTGACCAACCAGACGAACATCTATGAGCCGAGCTGTTATTCTGTAGTGGAAATGATATTGAAGGTAGAGCAGCTTCCCGATGTGGTGCTGGCCGACCAATACCGTCTCTGCGTGGACGGGAACGGCAACCCGATAGCGGCTGAGGAGGGCGGGCCCTCGCCACCGGTCATAGACACGGGCCTTGACCCGGCGCTCTTTACCTTCCAATGGGAGCTTGACGGGGTGATCGTCGCGGGGCAGACGGGCCCATCGATCATAGCGCTGGTACCGGGCACCTATACGGTGACCATCACCGAACTGTCCTCTGGCTGCCAGAGCACGGCCACCACCACGGTGATCGTTTCCTCGCCGCCCGAGACCTATGGGGCGGTCCTTGTGAACGGCGCCTTTGCGGAGGACCACACCATCGAGGTGACCGCCACCGGGCAGGGGACCTACCAGTACCAATTGGACGACGGCCCCTTCCAGGACAGCAACATATTCGAGGACGTGTCCCCGGGCAACCATACGATAACCATCCGTGATGCCAACGGCTGTGGCAGCGTGACCTTCGATGTGGGGGTCATAGACTACCCGCTGTACTTTACCCCCAACGGGGACGGCTACCACGACACCTGGAACATCATCGGCATAGCCAGTGGCGACCCTACGGCAAAAATATATATCTTTGACCGCTTCGGAAAACTGCTCAAGCAGCTCAGCCCGTTGGGCCAGGGCTGGGACGGTACCTTCGGGGGCAGGCCCATGCCATCGAGCGATTACTGGTTCCGAGTGGAGTACACCGAGAACGAGATCCCAAAGGAATTCAAAGGACATTTTACCCTAAAACGATAA